The following proteins are encoded in a genomic region of Thioclava nitratireducens:
- the modA gene encoding molybdate ABC transporter substrate-binding protein, protein MSLPRILALALTTASLALPARAEEVTIFAAASMKTALDQVAKAWETKTGDVAHISFAGSGALARQIAAGAPADIYISANPGWMETVAKTGRIKVQEDLLANHLVLIAHDPEAKPVTISRDLDFDALLNGGKLAMSLVNAVPAGQYGKAALEHYGLWSKVEPEVAQADNVRATLAMVALGAAPYGITYATDAVAEPRVHVVATFPEDSHPPIRYPAARLTDSDAAKSFYAELKSDAAAKIFHEQGFETLK, encoded by the coding sequence ATGTCCCTGCCCCGCATCCTCGCCCTTGCGCTTACGACGGCGAGCCTCGCGCTACCCGCCCGCGCAGAGGAGGTCACGATCTTCGCCGCCGCGTCGATGAAGACCGCGCTCGATCAGGTGGCCAAAGCGTGGGAGACGAAGACCGGCGACGTGGCGCATATTTCCTTCGCCGGGTCCGGTGCGCTGGCCCGCCAGATCGCCGCCGGAGCACCGGCCGATATCTACATCTCCGCAAATCCCGGCTGGATGGAGACGGTCGCGAAGACGGGCCGCATCAAGGTGCAGGAGGATCTGCTGGCCAACCACCTTGTGCTGATCGCCCATGATCCAGAAGCGAAACCTGTGACGATTTCTCGCGATCTCGATTTCGACGCGCTTCTGAATGGCGGCAAGCTGGCCATGTCGCTGGTGAACGCGGTGCCCGCCGGGCAATACGGCAAGGCGGCGCTGGAGCATTACGGGCTCTGGTCCAAGGTCGAGCCCGAAGTCGCGCAGGCCGATAACGTGCGCGCGACACTTGCGATGGTGGCGCTTGGCGCAGCACCCTACGGGATCACCTATGCGACCGACGCCGTGGCCGAGCCGCGCGTGCATGTCGTGGCGACCTTCCCCGAAGACAGCCACCCACCGATCCGCTACCCAGCCGCCCGCCTCACCGATAGCGACGCGGCGAAAAGCTTCTATGCCGAGCTGAAATCCGACGCCGCCGCGAAGATCTTCCACGAGCAAGGCTTCGAGACACTGAAATGA
- a CDS encoding cbb3-type cytochrome c oxidase subunit I has product MQITETLGLLLALSFVISLLALTILIWAIANKQVHTPDADDARTIFEPGEGADTDAPNDPHHFNAARAGIDASSSSVVMWLIAAAVFWLIYGSLHGLAASLELHLPDLMSGTAQMTFGRMRTVHLNSVAYGWASQGGLAAVCWILPRIFRTELRMTGLLKTGIVLWNIGLAAGVFAIANGWTDGLEWLEIPWQIDIVLAAGAACFVAPLIATAKHRNVHHIYVSGWYFLAAVLWFPVLFVIANIPGVHHGVEQATMNWWYAHNVLGLWLTPLGVGAAYYFIPKIIGKPVYSYALSLVGFWALALFYSQVGIHHLIGGPVPTWLVTLSVVHSVMMFVPVIAVAINQHVTVAANLWALKESIPLRFISFGAVMYTLASFQGSIEALRSVNTITHFTHYTVAHAHLGAYAFVSLVLMGVIYQVVPRATGKYWPFPRMIAWHFWLNVIGFAIYFFSLTIGGVLQGLAQLDATKPFADSVTLLKPYLEGRSLGGGLMTLGHVLLVINLIAIGFAKKTRETETENMVAAE; this is encoded by the coding sequence ATGCAAATCACCGAAACGCTCGGCCTGCTGCTCGCCCTCAGCTTCGTCATCTCGCTACTGGCGTTGACGATCCTGATCTGGGCGATCGCGAACAAGCAGGTCCACACGCCAGACGCCGACGATGCGCGGACCATCTTCGAGCCCGGCGAGGGCGCGGATACCGACGCGCCGAACGACCCTCACCACTTCAACGCGGCGCGCGCCGGTATCGACGCGAGTTCCTCCAGCGTCGTGATGTGGCTCATCGCGGCGGCGGTGTTCTGGCTGATCTACGGCTCGCTGCACGGGCTGGCCGCCTCGCTGGAACTGCACCTGCCCGATCTGATGTCGGGAACTGCGCAGATGACCTTCGGGCGGATGCGCACGGTGCACCTGAACTCGGTCGCCTATGGCTGGGCGAGCCAGGGCGGCCTCGCCGCCGTCTGCTGGATCCTCCCGCGTATCTTCCGCACCGAACTGCGCATGACGGGCCTTCTGAAGACCGGGATCGTGCTTTGGAATATCGGCCTCGCCGCAGGCGTGTTCGCCATCGCGAACGGCTGGACCGACGGGCTCGAATGGCTCGAGATCCCGTGGCAGATCGACATCGTCCTCGCAGCCGGCGCGGCCTGTTTCGTGGCCCCGCTGATCGCGACCGCGAAGCACCGCAACGTCCATCACATCTACGTCTCCGGCTGGTATTTCCTCGCCGCGGTGCTCTGGTTCCCGGTGCTGTTCGTCATCGCCAACATTCCCGGCGTCCATCACGGGGTCGAGCAGGCCACGATGAACTGGTGGTACGCCCATAACGTGCTGGGCCTCTGGTTGACGCCGCTGGGCGTGGGCGCGGCCTATTACTTCATCCCGAAGATCATCGGCAAACCGGTCTATTCCTACGCGCTCTCGCTGGTTGGCTTCTGGGCGCTGGCGCTGTTCTACAGCCAGGTCGGCATCCACCACCTGATCGGCGGCCCGGTCCCGACCTGGCTGGTGACGCTCTCGGTCGTCCATTCGGTGATGATGTTCGTTCCCGTGATCGCGGTTGCGATCAACCAGCACGTCACGGTGGCGGCCAATCTCTGGGCGCTCAAGGAGTCGATCCCGCTGCGCTTCATCTCCTTCGGGGCGGTGATGTACACGCTGGCCTCGTTCCAGGGCTCGATCGAGGCGCTGCGCTCGGTCAACACGATCACCCACTTCACCCATTACACGGTGGCGCACGCGCATCTGGGCGCCTATGCCTTCGTGTCGCTGGTGCTGATGGGCGTGATCTATCAGGTCGTGCCGCGTGCGACCGGGAAATACTGGCCTTTCCCGCGGATGATCGCATGGCATTTCTGGCTGAACGTGATCGGCTTCGCGATCTACTTCTTCTCGCTGACAATCGGCGGCGTGCTGCAGGGCCTTGCCCAGCTCGATGCGACGAAGCCCTTCGCCGACAGCGTGACCCTGCTCAAGCCCTATCTCGAAGGCCGTTCGCTCGGCGGCGGACTGATGACGCTGGGCCATGTGCTGCTGGTGATCAACCTCATCGCGATCGGCTTCGCCAAGAAGACCCGTGAGACCGAAACCGAAAACATGGTGGCTGCAGAATGA
- a CDS encoding c-type cytochrome: MTDKKPDPRRPDETFEPFEATRRIPWPVYSIAIALAIWGVIMLVQTSTAVQVADKAQTEAAKQEPTKLAQAAAPDLDAGKTLFADNCATCHGDAGEGVTGAFPPLHGSDIVKLGGAKAVTQIVMRGIGGKLNVNGESYEGEMPAFGSVLSDTEISEVASYVATGLNDDAKTISAPEVADIRKVAGDMDPLDGGAGLAGLINNLPAQPESAAAEKGPGSERVAQLVSQGSGTVWACASCHGDKGEGTETVPRLAGLPAPYLAKQLHDFQKGTRPNDSMAYVAKGLSDQEIVELANYYATMTSPSGAKPSLEGDLKRGAQLAKEGDWSIGVPACFTCHGPSGVGVAPNFPGIAAQQPAYVAHQLAMWAGGARHNSPLGLMAGIGKALNDADRRAVADYLASLAPMPAMDKTELAAMESNIPVREGVDQ, encoded by the coding sequence ATGACCGACAAGAAACCCGATCCCCGGCGTCCCGACGAGACTTTCGAGCCGTTCGAGGCCACCCGCCGCATCCCGTGGCCCGTCTATTCGATCGCGATCGCGCTCGCGATCTGGGGGGTGATCATGCTGGTCCAGACCAGCACCGCCGTCCAGGTCGCGGACAAGGCGCAAACCGAAGCGGCCAAGCAAGAGCCCACGAAACTCGCGCAGGCCGCCGCGCCCGATCTCGACGCGGGCAAGACGCTGTTCGCGGACAATTGCGCGACCTGCCATGGCGATGCCGGTGAAGGCGTCACCGGCGCCTTCCCCCCGCTGCACGGCTCTGACATCGTGAAGCTGGGCGGCGCAAAGGCGGTGACCCAGATCGTGATGCGCGGCATCGGTGGCAAGCTCAACGTCAATGGCGAGAGCTACGAGGGCGAGATGCCCGCCTTCGGCTCTGTTCTCAGCGACACCGAAATCTCCGAAGTCGCATCCTATGTGGCCACCGGGCTCAATGACGACGCCAAGACCATCAGCGCCCCGGAGGTCGCCGATATCCGCAAGGTGGCGGGCGACATGGACCCGCTCGATGGCGGCGCAGGCCTCGCAGGGCTGATCAACAACCTGCCCGCGCAGCCGGAATCCGCAGCTGCCGAGAAAGGCCCCGGGTCCGAGCGCGTCGCGCAGCTCGTCAGTCAGGGCTCGGGCACGGTCTGGGCCTGCGCAAGCTGTCACGGCGACAAGGGCGAAGGCACCGAGACCGTGCCGCGGCTGGCGGGCCTTCCGGCGCCCTATCTGGCCAAGCAGTTGCACGACTTCCAGAAAGGCACCCGGCCCAACGACTCGATGGCCTATGTGGCCAAGGGTCTGAGCGATCAGGAAATCGTAGAACTGGCGAACTACTACGCCACGATGACCAGCCCCTCGGGCGCGAAGCCTTCTCTGGAAGGCGATCTCAAGCGCGGCGCACAGCTTGCCAAGGAAGGCGACTGGTCGATCGGCGTTCCGGCTTGCTTCACCTGCCACGGGCCCTCGGGCGTCGGCGTCGCGCCGAATTTTCCCGGGATCGCCGCGCAGCAGCCGGCCTATGTCGCGCATCAACTCGCGATGTGGGCAGGCGGCGCGCGCCATAACTCGCCGCTCGGCCTGATGGCGGGGATCGGCAAGGCGCTGAACGATGCGGATCGGCGCGCGGTGGCCGATTACCTCGCCTCGCTCGCCCCGATGCCGGCGATGGACAAAACCGAACTGGCCGCGATGGAAAGCAACATCCCGGTGCGTGAAGGAGTGGATCAATGA
- a CDS encoding cbb3-type cytochrome c oxidase subunit II has product MNRYLPLAITALAILALATLFLVIAPGMQISAQGPTSGLKPYTEAEARGREVYVSLGCLYCHSQQPRSLAQAPDAERGWGRASVAGDYAYDAPHQLGTMRTGPDLMDIGDRMPSQAWQLTHLYQPRAISSWSIMPAYPYLFTHKDKAGPDDVVVKLPAKYAPKSGVIVAKQDALDLVKYLQGMTRQYAPPKDGLRDNGYALIAEKQREATDATKASN; this is encoded by the coding sequence ATGAACCGCTATCTTCCTCTCGCAATCACGGCGCTGGCGATCCTCGCGCTCGCGACCCTGTTCCTGGTGATCGCGCCGGGCATGCAGATCAGCGCACAGGGACCGACGTCGGGGCTCAAGCCTTACACCGAGGCCGAGGCGCGCGGCCGTGAGGTCTATGTCTCGCTGGGCTGCCTATACTGCCACTCGCAGCAGCCGCGTTCGCTGGCACAGGCCCCCGATGCCGAACGCGGCTGGGGCCGGGCCTCGGTCGCGGGCGACTACGCCTATGACGCCCCTCACCAGCTGGGCACGATGCGCACCGGGCCGGACCTGATGGATATCGGCGACCGCATGCCCTCTCAGGCATGGCAGCTGACCCATCTCTATCAGCCCCGCGCGATCTCCAGCTGGTCGATCATGCCCGCCTATCCCTACCTCTTCACGCATAAGGACAAAGCCGGGCCTGACGATGTGGTGGTCAAGCTGCCCGCGAAATACGCGCCCAAATCCGGTGTGATCGTGGCCAAGCAGGATGCGCTCGACCTCGTGAAGTATCTGCAAGGCATGACACGCCAATACGCTCCGCCGAAGGACGGTCTGCGCGACAACGGCTACGCGCTGATCGCCGAGAAGCAACGCGAAGCGACCGATGCCACCAAGGCCTCGAACTGA
- the modB gene encoding molybdate ABC transporter permease subunit, translating to MSWLSSSDWQAVFLSLKVAGWATLLSLPPGLFVAYALARWRFPGRSLVNGLVHLPLILPPVVTGYLLLIGFAPNGVIGAALAKIGVTVAFSWRGAALAAGIMAFPLMVRAIRLAIEAVDPKLEQAASTLGASRIASFATITLPLILPGILAGAITAFAKAMGEFGATITFVSNIPGQTQTLPLAIYSQLQVPGGEVEAARLVVISVTLALGALLVSEWLARRIAARIAGQN from the coding sequence ATGAGCTGGCTGTCGTCCTCCGACTGGCAAGCAGTCTTTCTCTCGCTGAAAGTGGCAGGCTGGGCGACGTTGCTGTCATTGCCGCCCGGGCTGTTCGTCGCCTATGCGCTGGCCCGCTGGCGCTTTCCGGGGCGCAGCCTCGTCAACGGGCTGGTGCATCTGCCGCTGATCCTGCCGCCGGTCGTCACTGGCTACCTGCTGCTGATAGGCTTCGCGCCGAACGGGGTGATCGGGGCGGCGCTGGCGAAGATCGGGGTCACGGTCGCCTTCTCGTGGCGCGGCGCGGCACTGGCCGCCGGGATCATGGCCTTTCCGCTGATGGTGCGCGCGATCCGGCTCGCGATCGAGGCGGTGGACCCGAAGCTGGAACAGGCGGCCTCCACCCTCGGGGCCTCGCGCATCGCCAGTTTCGCAACGATCACCCTGCCCCTGATCCTGCCCGGCATCCTTGCGGGCGCGATCACCGCCTTCGCCAAGGCGATGGGCGAATTCGGCGCGACGATTACCTTCGTCTCGAACATCCCCGGCCAGACACAGACCCTGCCGCTCGCGATCTACTCGCAATTGCAGGTGCCGGGCGGCGAGGTCGAGGCCGCGCGGCTGGTGGTGATCTCGGTCACGCTGGCGCTTGGCGCGCTGTTGGTCTCGGAGTGGCTGGCGCGACGGATCGCGGCGCGGATCGCGGGACAGAACTGA
- a CDS encoding c-type cytochrome codes for MSNKHPSDIPPRGETDPSRGKTALRAILAVGGGLALVVLGSLLVNFGLAPSWLTGATRDQSEAEAAAQQSGGDTQHAKLFTPPAESTIPDDDFGKSVRRGLAIFNDTGTNAHDFVGNDLSCSNCHLDAGRQAFSAPMWAAYPVYPKYRGKNKMVNTMEDRIKGCFTYSMNAQGSPSGGPPPYGSDVYRDLQAYFFWMSKGLPTGEKPEGAGFGKIDKPAKEPSRQRGEAVFAQNCAVCHGADGQGQKDINGKVVFPPLWGPNSFNWGAGMHKINAAAAFIKHNMPLSEPNKLTVQEAWDVAAFVDSHPRPNDPRQIGDVTVKDAVDKWHHNHQGFYGKEVDGKLMGPGYPSSDQASAPAQNESSGG; via the coding sequence ATGAGTAACAAGCACCCGTCCGACATCCCTCCGCGCGGAGAGACCGACCCCTCCCGCGGCAAGACGGCCCTGCGCGCGATCCTCGCGGTAGGCGGTGGCCTCGCACTGGTCGTGCTGGGCTCGCTGCTGGTAAATTTCGGCCTCGCACCCAGCTGGTTGACCGGCGCCACGCGTGACCAGAGCGAAGCCGAGGCCGCCGCGCAGCAAAGCGGCGGCGACACGCAACACGCGAAGCTTTTCACCCCGCCTGCGGAGAGCACCATTCCCGACGACGATTTCGGCAAGTCGGTCCGCCGAGGCTTGGCGATTTTCAACGATACCGGCACCAACGCGCATGACTTCGTCGGAAACGATCTGTCCTGCTCGAACTGCCACCTCGACGCGGGCCGTCAGGCCTTCTCCGCGCCGATGTGGGCCGCCTACCCGGTCTATCCGAAATATCGCGGCAAGAACAAAATGGTGAATACCATGGAGGACCGCATCAAGGGCTGCTTCACCTATTCGATGAACGCGCAAGGTTCGCCCTCGGGGGGACCGCCGCCCTATGGCTCGGATGTCTATCGCGATCTGCAGGCCTATTTCTTCTGGATGTCCAAGGGTCTGCCCACGGGCGAGAAACCGGAAGGCGCAGGCTTCGGCAAGATCGACAAGCCCGCGAAAGAGCCCTCGCGCCAGCGCGGCGAAGCGGTCTTCGCCCAGAACTGCGCGGTCTGCCACGGCGCCGACGGTCAGGGTCAGAAGGACATCAATGGCAAGGTCGTCTTCCCGCCGCTCTGGGGGCCGAACAGCTTCAACTGGGGCGCGGGCATGCACAAGATCAACGCCGCCGCCGCCTTCATCAAGCATAACATGCCGCTTTCGGAGCCGAACAAACTGACCGTGCAGGAAGCCTGGGACGTGGCCGCCTTCGTCGACAGCCATCCGCGCCCGAACGACCCGCGGCAGATCGGCGACGTGACGGTGAAGGACGCCGTCGACAAATGGCACCACAACCATCAGGGCTTCTACGGCAAAGAGGTCGACGGCAAGCTGATGGGTCCGGGATATCCCTCCAGCGATCAGGCCTCGGCGCCTGCGCAAAACGAAAGTTCGGGAGGCTAA
- the modC gene encoding molybdenum ABC transporter ATP-binding protein, translating into MMLEISLSHRLPALDLDVDFTAPEGVTALFGPSGAGKTTVVNAVAGLLRPDRGRIVVNGEVLLETEAGICLPPHKRRIGYVFQDARLFPHLSVRSNLLYGQRFNKTKTAPEFDHIIDMLGLGALLERRPAALSGGEKSRVALGRAILSNPRMLLMDEPLAALDAARKSEILPYIERLRDEVKLPILYVSHAPAEVARLATSIALIEAGRLRGFGPAREILSDPTLAPALGQREAGAVISGRVMAQEADGLTRIETAGGPVLLPYWEGQPGQSLRLRIHAGDVTLAVARPEGLSALNILPVTVTELRPAAPPSVYARLKMGDEHLLARLTTRSVAALGLTEGERCHAIIKAMSVASEDVG; encoded by the coding sequence CTGATGCTGGAAATCTCGCTCAGCCATCGCCTGCCGGCGCTCGATCTCGACGTAGATTTCACAGCGCCCGAAGGCGTGACCGCGCTGTTCGGCCCGTCCGGCGCGGGCAAGACGACCGTGGTGAACGCGGTCGCGGGGCTGCTGCGGCCCGACCGGGGGCGGATCGTCGTCAATGGAGAGGTGCTGCTCGAGACCGAGGCCGGGATCTGCCTGCCGCCCCACAAGCGCCGCATCGGCTATGTCTTCCAGGACGCCCGGTTGTTCCCGCATCTGAGCGTCAGATCGAACCTACTCTACGGGCAGCGTTTCAACAAAACCAAGACCGCGCCGGAGTTCGACCACATCATCGATATGCTCGGCCTCGGCGCGCTGCTGGAGCGCCGTCCCGCCGCGCTCTCGGGCGGTGAGAAAAGCCGCGTCGCGCTTGGTCGCGCGATCCTGTCGAACCCGCGGATGCTGCTGATGGACGAGCCACTCGCCGCGCTGGACGCTGCGCGAAAATCGGAAATCCTTCCCTATATCGAGAGGTTACGGGACGAAGTTAAACTTCCCATCCTCTATGTCAGCCACGCACCGGCCGAGGTCGCGCGCCTCGCCACATCCATCGCGCTGATCGAGGCCGGCCGGCTGCGCGGCTTCGGCCCCGCGCGCGAGATTCTGTCCGATCCGACACTCGCCCCCGCGCTCGGGCAGCGCGAAGCGGGGGCGGTGATTTCGGGACGTGTCATGGCGCAGGAAGCCGACGGCCTGACCCGGATCGAAACCGCAGGCGGGCCGGTGCTGTTGCCCTATTGGGAAGGTCAGCCCGGCCAATCACTGCGGCTGCGCATCCATGCGGGGGACGTGACTCTTGCGGTTGCGCGGCCCGAAGGCCTCTCCGCGCTCAACATCCTGCCGGTGACGGTCACGGAGCTGCGTCCTGCGGCTCCTCCCAGCGTCTATGCCCGCCTGAAGATGGGCGACGAGCATCTGCTGGCCCGGCTCACCACCCGCTCGGTCGCGGCGCTTGGCCTGACCGAGGGGGAGAGGTGCCACGCGATCATCAAGGCGATGTCGGTGGCCTCCGAGGATGTGGGCTAG
- a CDS encoding YidH family protein — translation MNENFKDHAANERTFLAWLRTAVAIVGVGLTAAKLTRTDLPQWSDLAMVLSGGVVVILAFVRMRMLRAAIESGKAPDSQGTNWPELVLFALVIALLVLLGIFILHVT, via the coding sequence GTGAACGAGAACTTCAAGGATCACGCCGCCAACGAGCGGACCTTCCTCGCGTGGCTCCGCACGGCCGTCGCGATCGTCGGGGTCGGGCTCACCGCGGCGAAGTTGACCCGGACGGATCTTCCGCAATGGTCCGATCTGGCGATGGTGCTGAGCGGCGGGGTCGTGGTGATCCTCGCCTTCGTGCGCATGCGGATGCTGCGCGCCGCGATCGAAAGCGGCAAGGCCCCGGACAGCCAAGGAACCAACTGGCCCGAGCTGGTGCTGTTTGCGCTGGTGATCGCGCTTCTGGTTCTGCTCGGGATTTTCATCCTGCATGTCACCTGA